Part of the Etheostoma cragini isolate CJK2018 chromosome 8, CSU_Ecrag_1.0, whole genome shotgun sequence genome, TTACAGGCAAACACAGAAATGGCAATTCAATCAcccaatattatatatttttcactggaaataaaaaaatattttacacatactGCATGAAAAGCAGAATTTACATCAGTttaaaactgatgaaaaagaaactgaaaactgaaaaagtcTGGCcctaaataaatgttattgaaGGCTCTCAGAACCAATTTTCTCAATCCCTTTCTTACTATGAGGGAAAGTATCTGATATTACCACACTATTTTCTGCCAAAGTGAGAactattttatttagattttctgtctttgtccagATGAAGCAGATTTGATTGATCTGTTTTTGAGTGTTAGGCTcctaataaataataactaacaGTGTTTTGTCCCCAAATATTTGTACTGATCCACACTTTGACCTACATACATTTCTAAGGTAACGGGAAATTTGCAACCAAGGTTGTTAAAATCATCTGGAATACTGTATGATGTTAATGCTGAGACCGTTTTAAGCCGCTATCCTCTGATGTTGTGACTTGGACTTAAGCTCTGACTCAAGGATTTATGAAATCAGACTTGAGCATTAAAGAAATAGGACTTGGAAGTTTGATGAAGTTTCTGACTACTTTTATGTGTCTGTAGGGAGCGAAGGAGTACTTGAGTCCTGGACTTAAATCCAATGTGAGTCGCTATTCTCTGGAATTGTGACTCAACTCAGACTCAAACTCAGGTCATGTTGACTCATCGGGCTCAAACACTGGGGACATGAGACGCTTGATGGGGTTTTTAGCCTCCAACGTTGCCTTGCAGGCAGTTAACTCTAATCTTACTCCCAAATATAACCATTGCCGCGCTGCTTGGAAGGACATGTTGGTGCTGTCACATACAACATTTTAATACTGTGCtgagtaaaatattaaaattatttagtTACTCTAAAATTTAGACTGACATAACGCATCATTGAAACTGTTTGGATCACTACCGGAATTAAAAATTTCACAGATGTTTGATGGACTTTTACTGCCTTTAGTAGCTACAGAATTATTATTTCTCATATTACAGTAATTTCAGGaactttgtgtctgttttttcctacaaacttttaaaatgataaaccCATGTTCTTCTTAGACTCAACCATTCACTCACTGGTGTTCGATTTGAAAGTTGAGGTGTCCGCTAAACCAGTCGTTGAAGAGGGACTGCTTTATATTACAGGTGGCTTGTAACTAAAGTAGAGGACAAGACAAAAGATTAGGTTACACATGAACATCCCAGTGGCTGACTGTGGACTGTTTCTTAATAAAACCAGGTACCTGCATGGACAGCCAGTCCTGGTTCTTCTCGTGGTCGATGTCCATGGACAGATGACTCATCTGAGTCACCCACACAAACCCGTGACTCTCCAAAATCCTGTTATCCATAACAACACAACACCTTGGTCTTTATAAAGGGTTCATACATTGAAACTAACAGGGTTATTTAAGTTAGTATGTGAGTAATTTTTGATTGAACTTTTAGATTGCTGGATTCACTGATGTTAATGCCTCTCCATCATAACTATGTTAAATTTAGCTCTTTACTGTTAATTGTAGTGATAATGACTGAGTATCCTTGTGTGAGAGAGCAacatgtgaaagtgtgtgtgtgtgtgtgcgtgtggtttGATGGCAGTACACTATCATAattctgtaagtgtgtgtcagGGTTGTTACCTGATGAAGCTGACAAACACCACTGAGCCAAAAAGGCCAAACAGGGGTATAGAACAGCACAGGTAGCGTAGGTAGTAAGACAAAGCCCAAGCCAGATCCTTCACAAGAAAGGAAAGTTAAACATGACTCCATGAAACTCATTGCTTGCTTTTACTTTGCCTACATGTGACCTACCAAATCTTAATATAATCTGCACTAAAACACTTAAGATAGCATCTTACCACCCACTGGCGGCGGGAAATCATGGTGTGCATTATTTGAATGTTGAAGTAAACTGGAATGAGAAGCGGTGGTCCAactaaaagaaggaaaagaaaacaattattcCTGTGAAGTTTTCATAGNNNNNNNNNNNNNNNNNNNNNNNNNNNNNNNNNNNNNNNNNNNNNNNNNNNNNNNNNNNNNNNNNNNNNNNNNNNNNNNNNNNNNNNNNNNNNNNNNNNNtatatatatatatatattatagtacataaaaacagacacacattgaACCACACATTTATctatatacgtgtgtgtatgcgtgtatgTATGTGGTTCGATGTGTCTTTTTATGTACTATTTACATAACTGCGAAGCATTGCTTATGCGCTGCCGTTAAAGAACAGTCGCACACAAAACGCACATATATGCTTTCCAGTATTATATAATATGAGGATGTGCACTCGGTGCTTATACTGAAGGTGTATGTCATACAAAGAAATGATGCTCACATGTGGAAATCTGCCCTGCTTCACCAACAGCCCCCTTGTTGTCGGATTTCATCATTAATTAGGCCTATTAGCGAAGATGTTGCTCAGCTTTTTGTCGCAGGTGTTGCAACAATCAGCTGGGTGGTTTAAGTAAAGAGAGCAACAGgttaaaatgtctttctctgACTGCTGCTCCCTCTGCCCAGTCTGTGGTTGCACACTATTAGAGAGGCATAACCATaacttctttttccttttacatcCAGGTGTCAACGTTTGTTGCTGACTGGCCCTTTAGTGTGCAGGTGGACCCAGGCCAGAGAAGCAGTGAGGATGGGAGGTGGAGGGCAGCTGACTGAGCCAGGAGAGCCGATCAGCGGGCGAGCTGCTGGTGTCTACACCTGGGAGGAGGTGCAGAGCCACTGCAACCGGAATGACAAGTGGCTGGTGATTGACCGAAAGGTTTACAACATCACACAGTGGACCAAAAGACACCCAGGAGGGATTCGAGTCATCAGCCACTATGCTGGAGAGGATGCC contains:
- the LOC117949061 gene encoding fatty acid desaturase 2-like; amino-acid sequence: MGGGGQLTEPGEPISGRAAGVYTWEEVQSHCNRNDKWLVIDRKVYNITQWTKRHPGGIRVISHYAGEDATEAFTAFHPDLKFVKKFLKPLQIGELAATEPSQDRNKNVSSL